The following proteins come from a genomic window of Galactobacillus timonensis:
- a CDS encoding ISL3 family transposase, translated as MSEQSDKQAILEFFNLDTGSVENVIFHNDNGSASVHVLLRPDHPPCPDCGCTLPRVKDYIDKKISHGVFTDRECTIFYHARRYICPVCHRTYYENNPFCFRKQHISALTVENILNDLKIQTETFASVAKRYHISPTTAASVFDAHVKEARRPLPTLMCWDENYAFYHPGENSKYVFVILDFESQEPVDILPSRRKDYLLSYFLKIPVEERKRVKMIATDMYSEYRAIIRQLFPKAYHSVDHYHVSQELSRKADSVRIRVMKQTPKYIEGTKTQTNEYYLLKTFNWMIFKRLDARDKDGKKLFDPGHPRKMNRKLNRFLNYYEIKAMIEAVHPDLKKAWDLKDDVVDFYDNCTYDTAPQELNKLIQSFAASGIPEMKEFSRTLISWREEIINSFIVVKQRHTVDKDTGQVVVSDIKLNNGLMENRNSIIKTIKKAANGYTNWDRFRSRCLYVLRKSSKPMLNPVIPPKKVKQ; from the coding sequence ATGTCCGAACAATCTGATAAACAGGCCATTCTTGAATTCTTTAACCTCGATACAGGCAGTGTGGAGAATGTCATCTTCCATAATGACAATGGCAGTGCGTCTGTCCATGTTTTACTGCGGCCGGATCATCCGCCTTGTCCCGATTGCGGCTGTACCCTGCCAAGGGTTAAGGACTACATTGACAAGAAGATAAGCCACGGCGTCTTTACTGATCGTGAGTGCACCATCTTCTATCATGCCCGCAGGTACATCTGTCCTGTCTGTCATCGAACGTACTATGAGAACAATCCATTCTGTTTCAGGAAGCAGCACATCTCCGCCCTCACGGTTGAAAACATTCTGAACGATTTGAAGATTCAGACCGAGACCTTCGCTTCCGTCGCTAAGCGGTATCACATCTCTCCCACAACCGCTGCCTCCGTCTTCGATGCCCACGTAAAGGAGGCGCGAAGACCTCTGCCCACATTGATGTGCTGGGATGAGAACTACGCATTTTATCATCCGGGAGAGAACTCAAAATATGTGTTCGTTATTCTCGACTTTGAGTCACAGGAGCCGGTGGATATCCTGCCAAGCAGAAGAAAAGATTATCTGCTCAGCTACTTTCTCAAAATCCCAGTGGAAGAGCGAAAGCGCGTCAAAATGATTGCCACGGACATGTATAGTGAATACCGCGCCATCATACGTCAGCTGTTCCCTAAGGCCTATCATTCCGTTGACCATTATCATGTCAGCCAGGAGCTCTCCAGAAAGGCTGACAGCGTCCGGATCAGAGTAATGAAGCAGACTCCAAAATATATTGAAGGCACAAAAACACAAACCAACGAGTATTATCTGCTGAAGACATTCAACTGGATGATATTCAAGCGGCTGGACGCCAGAGACAAAGATGGTAAAAAGCTGTTCGATCCCGGCCATCCAAGGAAAATGAACCGCAAGCTGAACCGGTTCCTCAATTATTACGAAATTAAAGCCATGATCGAAGCCGTTCATCCCGATTTGAAAAAGGCATGGGACCTCAAGGATGACGTTGTGGACTTCTATGACAACTGCACTTACGATACTGCTCCCCAGGAGCTGAACAAACTGATTCAGTCCTTCGCAGCCAGTGGTATTCCGGAAATGAAAGAGTTCTCCCGCACCCTGATCAGCTGGAGAGAGGAGATTATCAACTCCTTCATTGTCGTAAAGCAGCGTCATACAGTCGATAAGGACACAGGCCAGGTGGTAGTGTCCGACATAAAACTGAATAACGGATTGATGGAGAACCGGAACTCAATCATCAAGACGATCAAGAAAGCAGCCAACGGATATACCAACTGGGACAGGTTCCGCAGCCGCTGCCTATATGTGCTCAGAAAGAGCTCCAAGCCAATGTTGAATCCTGTCATTCCGCCAAAGAAGGTTAAGCAATGA
- a CDS encoding FeoA family protein, with the protein MLTLKEVKVGDTCRVLKINGEGALRRRIMDMGITKNTQIYVRKVAPLGDPIELTVRGYELTIRKSEAEMVEVEPVKGEAA; encoded by the coding sequence ATGCTTACATTGAAGGAAGTTAAAGTAGGTGATACCTGCCGCGTCTTAAAGATCAACGGTGAAGGTGCATTGCGCAGACGCATCATGGATATGGGTATCACAAAGAACACGCAGATCTATGTGCGCAAGGTTGCTCCGCTGGGCGATCCGATTGAGCTTACGGTGCGCGGCTATGAGCTGACGATCCGTAAATCAGAGGCAGAAATGGTTGAGGTTGAACCGGTGAAGGGAGAAGCAGCATGA
- a CDS encoding FeoA family protein has product MIPLTFADADSTVTVNQVHGTDEMKRHLEDLGFVPGTKVQVILQRYGDVIVIVKDTRLAITSQMASKVMVE; this is encoded by the coding sequence ATGATTCCACTGACATTCGCAGATGCAGATTCGACGGTAACCGTCAATCAGGTTCATGGAACCGATGAAATGAAGCGCCACCTGGAAGATCTCGGATTCGTACCGGGAACGAAGGTTCAGGTGATCCTGCAGCGTTATGGAGACGTCATTGTGATCGTCAAAGACACGCGCCTGGCGATTACAAGTCAGATGGCTTCCAAGGTGATGGTGGAGTGA
- the feoB gene encoding ferrous iron transport protein B, translating into MSELKIALAGNPNCGKTTLFNNLTGSNQYVGNWPGVTVEKKEGHLLNHKNVIIEDLPGIYSLSPYTLEEVVSRTYLVEEKPDVILNIVDGTNIERNLYLTTQLLEVGLPVLVAVNMMDLVKKNGDKIDLKKLSEGLGCPVVEMSALKGEATMDAAEACINLAKKHADVELPHVFTGSVEHAIAHIEESIESYVPKHNLRWYAIKVFERDEKVLAKLNLPEDVRKHIEGHITDCEKEMDDTSESIITNQRYEYIQKLVGKAVVKKKLKDGLTISDKIDKVMTHRVFAIFIFLGIMAFVYWIAVSTLGTYVTDWTNDVLFGEWIQPGVQAWLESIGTSDWLVSLVVDGIIGGLAAPIGFAPQMAIVFFFLSILEDCGYMARVAFIMDRLFRRFGLSGKSFIPFMISSGCGVPGIMATRTIENEKDRRMTMITTTNMPCGAKLPVIALIAGYIMNDDWRYAFGYYVLGIVVIVCSCIILKKTKYFSGDPAPFVMELPAYHIPSLKGVLLHVWERVWAFLKKAGTILFLCCAVMWFLASFGIQDGVFGLVDTEASFLAYIGRAIAVLFTPLGFNTWQAVASSISGFVAKEGIVSTMGVLAGVGDIEEYAGGMHQAFSAFFPTNMVAISFLIFNLFDSPCLAAISTMAKEIGNKKYFWFAIAFQNINAYCLSLMFYQIGGLITGEVAFSGATVAAFIVAVIIAYLLFRPDPYKKAKAAAAVEAD; encoded by the coding sequence ATGAGTGAGTTGAAAATTGCTCTGGCAGGCAATCCGAACTGTGGCAAAACGACGCTGTTCAACAACCTGACGGGATCCAACCAGTACGTCGGCAACTGGCCGGGCGTCACGGTTGAAAAGAAGGAAGGACACCTTCTGAACCACAAGAATGTCATTATCGAAGATCTGCCGGGTATTTACTCCCTTTCTCCGTATACGCTCGAGGAAGTCGTTTCCCGTACCTATCTGGTAGAAGAGAAGCCGGATGTCATTCTGAACATCGTTGACGGTACGAACATTGAGCGCAACCTCTATCTGACGACACAGCTGCTGGAAGTCGGTCTTCCGGTGCTGGTTGCCGTAAACATGATGGACCTCGTCAAGAAGAACGGGGACAAAATTGATCTCAAGAAGCTGAGTGAAGGCCTTGGCTGCCCGGTTGTCGAGATGAGTGCTCTCAAGGGTGAAGCGACGATGGATGCGGCGGAAGCCTGCATCAATCTTGCAAAGAAGCACGCCGATGTTGAACTGCCCCATGTTTTTACGGGCAGTGTGGAACATGCGATCGCCCATATTGAGGAAAGCATCGAATCCTATGTTCCGAAGCATAATCTCCGCTGGTATGCCATCAAGGTATTCGAGCGCGATGAGAAGGTTCTGGCAAAACTGAATCTGCCGGAGGATGTCAGAAAACACATTGAAGGCCATATCACTGACTGTGAAAAGGAGATGGATGATACAAGTGAGTCCATCATCACAAATCAGCGCTATGAATACATTCAGAAGCTGGTTGGCAAAGCGGTCGTCAAGAAGAAGTTGAAGGACGGCCTGACGATCTCCGATAAGATCGATAAGGTCATGACGCACCGTGTATTTGCCATCTTCATCTTCCTCGGTATCATGGCGTTCGTTTACTGGATCGCGGTATCGACGCTCGGCACCTATGTAACCGACTGGACAAACGATGTTCTCTTCGGCGAGTGGATTCAGCCAGGCGTTCAGGCATGGCTCGAAAGTATCGGCACTTCCGACTGGCTGGTGTCGCTTGTCGTTGATGGTATTATCGGTGGTCTGGCGGCGCCGATCGGATTTGCGCCGCAGATGGCAATCGTCTTCTTCTTCCTTTCGATCCTTGAGGACTGCGGATATATGGCTCGTGTCGCGTTCATCATGGACCGTCTGTTCCGCCGCTTCGGTCTATCAGGCAAGTCGTTCATTCCGTTCATGATTTCAAGCGGATGCGGTGTTCCGGGTATCATGGCGACCCGTACGATTGAAAACGAGAAGGACCGCCGGATGACGATGATTACCACTACCAATATGCCGTGCGGAGCGAAGCTTCCGGTCATTGCCCTGATCGCCGGCTACATCATGAATGATGACTGGCGCTATGCATTCGGCTACTATGTGCTCGGCATCGTTGTCATTGTATGTTCGTGCATTATCCTGAAGAAGACGAAGTACTTCTCCGGTGATCCTGCTCCGTTTGTCATGGAGCTGCCGGCTTACCATATTCCAAGCCTGAAGGGCGTTCTACTGCATGTCTGGGAGCGTGTATGGGCATTCCTCAAGAAGGCCGGGACAATCCTGTTCCTCTGCTGCGCAGTCATGTGGTTCCTGGCAAGCTTCGGCATTCAGGACGGCGTCTTCGGTCTTGTTGATACAGAGGCTTCGTTCCTGGCTTATATCGGCCGTGCCATTGCTGTGCTCTTTACGCCGCTGGGCTTCAATACATGGCAGGCGGTTGCCTCTTCGATCTCCGGCTTTGTTGCCAAGGAAGGCATCGTATCGACGATGGGCGTCCTTGCCGGTGTTGGTGATATTGAAGAGTATGCCGGCGGTATGCATCAGGCATTCAGTGCGTTCTTTCCGACCAACATGGTTGCGATATCGTTCCTGATCTTCAACCTCTTTGATTCTCCGTGCCTGGCTGCGATTTCGACGATGGCCAAGGAAATCGGCAACAAGAAGTACTTCTGGTTTGCGATCGCGTTCCAGAATATCAATGCTTACTGCCTGTCGCTGATGTTCTATCAGATCGGCGGCCTGATCACGGGTGAGGTTGCCTTCAGCGGTGCTACGGTTGCGGCATTCATTGTGGCTGTCATCATTGCTTATCTGCTGTTCCGTCCGGATCCGTACAAGAAGGCCAAGGCGGCAGCTGCTGTGGAGGCTGATTAA
- a CDS encoding polyphosphate polymerase domain-containing protein gives MIQSETFLRVEEKFRLSSAQAEQFLIAARDHLTPDIYPEYDLNTIYYDTPDFYLINHCLNHPLYRLKLRLRSYGNPAVGAPVFLETKQRLGDWGEKRRVALTYNEQFSCALIPDDLPRDGQIAGELRQVLETYIVEPKVFIAYHRMAFAADNDLRITLDTRIRSRMKNVNLVLDGTETPLVSAPEVLLEVKLAGPYPCWLSSILTSLHVYPDSFSKYGSIYISYVKNLYRNYVLENESAPAGEASVCLRPF, from the coding sequence TTGATCCAAAGTGAAACATTCCTGCGGGTTGAGGAGAAATTCCGTCTGAGCAGTGCGCAGGCGGAGCAGTTCCTGATCGCTGCCCGTGACCATCTGACACCGGATATTTATCCGGAATATGATCTGAATACGATTTACTACGATACGCCGGACTTCTATCTGATCAATCACTGTCTGAATCATCCGCTGTACCGGCTGAAGCTCCGCCTTCGCTCCTATGGCAATCCTGCCGTTGGAGCGCCCGTGTTCCTTGAGACAAAACAGCGTCTTGGCGACTGGGGTGAAAAAAGGCGGGTTGCATTAACCTACAATGAGCAGTTCAGCTGTGCATTGATACCGGATGATCTTCCCCGGGATGGACAGATTGCAGGTGAACTGCGGCAGGTGCTGGAAACCTATATCGTTGAGCCGAAGGTATTCATTGCCTATCACCGCATGGCATTTGCGGCAGACAATGATCTGCGCATTACGCTTGATACACGGATCCGCAGCCGGATGAAGAATGTGAATCTTGTTTTGGACGGGACGGAAACGCCGCTGGTCAGTGCGCCCGAGGTGCTGCTGGAAGTCAAGCTGGCGGGACCGTATCCGTGCTGGCTGAGTTCGATTCTTACGTCGCTGCACGTGTATCCGGATTCATTTTCCAAATATGGATCGATTTATATCTCATATGTAAAGAACCTGTATCGAAATTATGTGCTGGAGAATGAAAGTGCTCCGGCTGGGGAGGCTTCTGTATGTTTACGTCCATTCTGA
- the alr gene encoding alanine racemase: protein MYRKTWLEVNLDAIEDNVRTIHAICGKRFIAVLKADAYGCGDIEVANAVLRAGASMIAVSSLDEAMMLRNQGCGAEILILGATDPRDAALMEKENITVAAYSPEFAADLAAAGCAGLKVHLAIDTGMTRIGYRSFEESRAALKTLLDAGAKVTGIFTHFSCSDFDPEFTDRQYQIFADTVKGLNYGFDWIHCDNSDATINFRDPVSNACRVGISLYGISTYKNDLKRPLSFYSTIIMAKQVHEGDRVGYGATYTAKEGEWIATVPVGYADGFVRANQGRHVYVDGELCEIVGRVCMDQMMIRLPHRMLTGTKVELFGEHIPLEDMAKDLNTIPYEIICLISGRVTRTYVEHGRVIGEANERLTKSINAGE, encoded by the coding sequence ATGTATAGAAAAACTTGGCTGGAAGTAAATCTCGATGCGATTGAGGACAATGTCCGCACCATTCATGCCATCTGCGGCAAACGTTTCATTGCCGTACTGAAGGCTGATGCCTATGGCTGCGGAGATATTGAAGTGGCCAACGCCGTATTGCGTGCAGGGGCTTCGATGATTGCCGTTTCTTCACTGGATGAGGCAATGATGCTCAGAAACCAGGGCTGCGGCGCGGAGATTCTGATCCTTGGTGCGACGGATCCTAGGGATGCGGCCTTGATGGAAAAGGAAAACATTACGGTCGCCGCCTATTCGCCTGAATTCGCTGCGGATCTTGCTGCGGCGGGATGCGCCGGTCTCAAGGTGCATCTTGCGATTGATACAGGTATGACGCGGATCGGTTACCGCTCCTTTGAGGAAAGCAGGGCTGCGCTGAAGACGCTGCTCGATGCAGGTGCGAAGGTGACCGGCATCTTTACGCATTTCTCATGCTCGGACTTTGACCCGGAATTTACAGACCGTCAGTATCAGATCTTTGCGGATACGGTGAAGGGCCTGAACTATGGCTTTGACTGGATTCATTGTGACAACTCGGATGCGACGATCAATTTCAGGGATCCGGTGTCCAATGCCTGCCGGGTCGGCATCTCGCTGTACGGCATTTCGACATATAAGAATGATCTGAAGCGTCCGCTGTCCTTTTACTCTACGATTATCATGGCCAAGCAGGTTCATGAGGGAGACAGGGTCGGTTATGGCGCAACCTATACGGCAAAGGAAGGGGAATGGATCGCAACCGTTCCCGTCGGCTATGCGGATGGCTTCGTACGTGCCAACCAGGGGCGCCATGTGTATGTGGATGGCGAACTGTGCGAAATCGTCGGCCGCGTGTGCATGGATCAGATGATGATCCGCCTGCCGCACCGGATGCTCACTGGAACGAAGGTGGAGCTGTTTGGGGAACATATCCCTCTCGAGGATATGGCAAAGGATCTGAATACGATCCCCTATGAAATCATCTGCCTGATCTCGGGCCGTGTAACCCGTACCTATGTAGAGCACGGCAGGGTGATCGGTGAAGCCAACGAACGTCTCACCAAAAGTATCAATGCGGGTGAATAA
- a CDS encoding ketopantoate reductase family protein: protein MEIRKVALIGAGAIGGYIVWGTADVLGDNLVVVAEGERAKRLKSRGITVNGRHYDLHVQSSQEAADADLLLVAVKYTGLEEAMDDIVRIAGNDSKKNVSGNNRTIVMSLLNGIDSEELIAERIGWEPIVNAYMTIASHRTGSDIQIFQPEGEDGLLYGDHNTAEKTEICASLERFFATTRLHTTLVPDIQKRQWAKFIRNIAFNLPQAVIGAGLGVYHDSRHALWYSLKLEEEGRRVAAAYGMEIAPLQRERFRYTPATRYSTLQDLDAKRPTEVDMFCGVLMQKAKEKGIEVPVAECTYHIIKALEEKNAGRFDYQQ, encoded by the coding sequence ATGGAAATCCGCAAGGTGGCATTGATCGGAGCAGGAGCGATTGGTGGATATATTGTCTGGGGAACGGCCGATGTTCTCGGGGACAATCTCGTCGTGGTGGCGGAAGGCGAACGGGCTAAACGCCTGAAAAGCCGGGGCATCACGGTCAACGGCCGCCACTATGATCTCCACGTACAAAGTTCTCAGGAAGCGGCCGATGCGGATCTTCTGCTGGTGGCAGTGAAGTATACGGGGCTGGAAGAGGCAATGGATGACATTGTACGGATCGCAGGAAACGATTCCAAAAAAAACGTGTCCGGAAACAACAGGACGATTGTCATGAGTCTTTTGAACGGGATCGATTCGGAGGAACTGATTGCAGAGAGGATCGGATGGGAACCGATTGTCAATGCCTACATGACCATAGCCTCCCATCGCACCGGCAGCGATATTCAGATCTTTCAGCCGGAAGGAGAGGACGGACTGCTGTACGGGGATCACAATACGGCAGAAAAGACGGAAATCTGTGCCTCGCTGGAACGCTTCTTTGCAACGACCCGTCTTCATACGACACTTGTGCCGGATATTCAGAAGCGGCAGTGGGCGAAGTTCATCCGCAATATTGCCTTCAATCTTCCCCAGGCAGTCATCGGCGCAGGTCTTGGTGTGTACCATGACAGTAGGCATGCGCTTTGGTATTCATTGAAACTGGAAGAGGAAGGACGCAGGGTGGCGGCCGCCTATGGCATGGAGATTGCTCCGCTTCAAAGAGAGCGGTTCCGCTATACACCCGCCACCCGGTATTCGACGCTGCAGGATCTGGACGCAAAGCGGCCGACGGAAGTGGATATGTTCTGCGGTGTATTGATGCAGAAGGCGAAGGAAAAGGGAATCGAGGTGCCGGTGGCAGAGTGTACCTATCACATCATCAAGGCGCTCGAAGAAAAGAATGCCGGCCGCTTCGATTATCAGCAGTAA
- a CDS encoding metal-dependent transcriptional regulator, translating to MTNTDIEKMTAGEKKYLRAIVSLDANGRGIRCVALARLLQVRRSSVCVMVRRLAAAGFVEMERYGIVYLTAAGKEAARQIEEA from the coding sequence GTGACTAACACTGATATTGAAAAAATGACGGCAGGTGAAAAGAAATACCTCCGCGCAATTGTTTCCCTGGACGCAAATGGACGGGGCATCCGCTGCGTAGCCCTTGCCAGACTGCTTCAGGTGAGGCGCTCCAGTGTCTGTGTCATGGTCCGGCGCCTTGCGGCAGCGGGTTTTGTTGAAATGGAACGCTACGGCATTGTGTATCTGACCGCCGCCGGAAAAGAAGCGGCCCGGCAGATCGAGGAGGCATAG
- a CDS encoding DUF6431 domain-containing protein, protein MKCSEPVLDPETGLPMRFCGTARRCVKTPKGSYWIWIPVAVSSNGRHHRVLPDFLVPYKHYSVQTIESALDNDLDLDRYSLPSDSSVYRWNKWLDKLIVQLRIFLKLVDPPDSLLQQLRVLFRRDVRRAPEYDSSSGWVAGINLCLNGPNDFDLGLS, encoded by the coding sequence ATGAAATGCAGCGAACCTGTTTTGGATCCTGAAACAGGCCTGCCAATGAGATTCTGCGGAACAGCCAGAAGGTGCGTTAAAACACCAAAAGGTTCTTACTGGATCTGGATTCCTGTCGCCGTCTCTTCCAACGGAAGACATCACCGTGTTCTCCCTGATTTCCTTGTCCCTTACAAGCACTACTCGGTGCAGACCATCGAATCGGCTCTGGACAATGATCTGGATCTTGATCGTTATTCGCTTCCTTCCGATTCTTCCGTTTACCGTTGGAACAAATGGCTCGATAAGCTCATTGTGCAGCTCCGGATTTTCCTGAAGCTGGTTGATCCGCCTGATTCGCTGCTTCAACAGCTTCGTGTTCTATTCCGGCGTGATGTCCGCCGGGCTCCGGAATATGATTCTTCCAGTGGCTGGGTGGCCGGAATCAATCTCTGCCTGAATGGGCCAAATGACTTTGACTTGGGCCTTTCCTGA
- a CDS encoding heavy-metal-associated domain-containing protein, giving the protein MRSNVSLSGADAFVLLVLIALMVVAVFIVKGFFRKGNRPVKNTGGLVETDVQIDGMHCGMCEAHINDAIRKLDVSRVSSSYQTGKVIILAKHPVSAQDLHSVIDPLGYTIKTVEAR; this is encoded by the coding sequence ATGCGCAGCAATGTTTCACTGTCCGGCGCCGATGCATTTGTTCTGCTGGTTCTGATTGCCCTGATGGTCGTTGCGGTATTCATCGTCAAGGGTTTTTTCCGCAAAGGAAACAGGCCGGTTAAAAATACCGGCGGACTGGTAGAAACAGACGTTCAGATTGACGGCATGCATTGCGGCATGTGCGAGGCACATATCAACGATGCGATCCGCAAGCTCGATGTTTCCAGGGTTTCCTCCTCCTATCAGACGGGGAAGGTCATCATCCTTGCCAAGCATCCGGTCAGTGCACAGGATCTGCACAGCGTCATCGACCCTCTCGGTTATACGATTAAGACAGTCGAAGCGCGCTGA
- a CDS encoding ROK family glucokinase — protein sequence MKERPINSFDHWEDNHMGMRYCIGIDIGGTTVKMGLFTVEGRLVEKWEIPTRHEDAGGHILEDVAASLKKKLADEDYSWNDVAGVGLDVPGPVQPDGYVSVCVNLGWMDLYPAQELSKLLGGGINCYVGNDANVAALGEMWQGGGKGHKNLMLVTLGTGVGGGVVVDSKIVTGAHGAGGEFGHIHIREDDPDTCNCGGRGCLEQTASATGIVREAKNVLKASDDPSAMRQFGDALTAKDVCDCAKAGDSLALKAMNTCCRYLGWGLSIICMTTDPEVIVIGGGVSKTGQWLCDLIQSYMNPLTPLLADTQKAKVVLAQLGNDAGIYGSARLVLGSELGN from the coding sequence ATGAAAGAGAGACCAATCAATTCATTTGATCACTGGGAGGATAATCATATGGGAATGAGGTACTGCATCGGCATCGATATCGGCGGCACAACCGTTAAGATGGGACTTTTCACCGTTGAAGGACGGCTGGTCGAGAAGTGGGAAATCCCGACGCGTCACGAGGATGCGGGTGGACATATTCTGGAAGATGTGGCCGCTTCCCTGAAAAAGAAGCTCGCCGATGAAGACTACAGCTGGAATGATGTGGCTGGGGTCGGCCTTGATGTGCCGGGTCCTGTACAGCCGGACGGCTATGTGTCGGTCTGCGTGAACCTTGGCTGGATGGATCTGTATCCTGCCCAGGAGCTTTCGAAGCTTCTTGGCGGCGGCATTAACTGCTATGTCGGCAACGATGCCAATGTCGCGGCACTTGGCGAAATGTGGCAGGGCGGCGGCAAGGGCCATAAGAATCTGATGCTTGTGACGCTGGGTACGGGCGTCGGCGGCGGTGTCGTCGTCGACAGCAAGATTGTTACCGGGGCCCATGGTGCCGGCGGCGAATTCGGGCATATTCATATCCGTGAAGATGATCCGGATACCTGCAACTGCGGCGGACGCGGCTGCCTGGAACAGACGGCTTCGGCAACCGGCATTGTCCGCGAAGCAAAGAATGTCCTTAAGGCAAGTGATGATCCTTCCGCAATGCGTCAGTTTGGCGATGCATTAACGGCAAAGGATGTATGTGACTGTGCAAAGGCGGGCGACAGCCTGGCACTGAAGGCGATGAATACCTGCTGCCGTTATCTTGGCTGGGGCCTTTCGATCATCTGCATGACGACGGATCCGGAAGTCATCGTCATTGGCGGCGGCGTATCGAAGACGGGCCAGTGGCTGTGCGATCTGATTCAGTCCTATATGAATCCGCTAACTCCGCTTCTTGCGGATACCCAGAAGGCAAAGGTAGTACTGGCACAGCTTGGCAACGACGCGGGCATTTACGGCTCGGCGCGCCTTGTACTGGGCAGTGAACTTGGAAACTGA
- a CDS encoding metallophosphoesterase encodes MADKKTGIAIAAAAAAAAIIPGLPRDIDVTRYTVCSSKIHTPVRMMILSDLHNADYGMNMEDLMVKVLAEKPDLILMPGDMAEEHMHQDNTLVLMKALRDFPVYYSTGNHEEYRPDLEDLLKKFREAGVQVLSYRNAVFTKGDTSLEIVGIPCRKHESDYSADDINRIYTTDNYRILLSHRPHFIDLYNHIDCQMVVSGHAHGGQWRIPGTDIGIAAPQQGLLPKYISGVHTLDHSLLVISRGLSRHYHYIPRLYNNPEIVVIDLIGREVEKQG; translated from the coding sequence ATGGCAGACAAGAAGACAGGCATTGCGATTGCGGCAGCTGCAGCGGCGGCTGCGATCATCCCGGGACTTCCGCGGGACATTGATGTGACGCGGTATACCGTCTGCTCCAGTAAGATTCATACGCCGGTGCGGATGATGATTCTTTCGGATCTTCACAATGCGGACTACGGTATGAACATGGAGGATCTGATGGTGAAGGTTCTGGCTGAGAAGCCGGATCTCATTCTGATGCCCGGCGACATGGCCGAAGAGCACATGCACCAGGACAATACACTGGTGCTCATGAAGGCTCTGCGCGATTTCCCTGTTTATTATTCGACTGGAAACCATGAGGAGTACCGCCCGGATCTGGAGGATCTTCTGAAGAAGTTCCGTGAAGCAGGAGTCCAGGTGCTTTCCTACCGCAACGCGGTCTTTACCAAGGGCGATACGTCGCTGGAAATCGTCGGCATCCCGTGCCGCAAGCATGAAAGTGACTACAGCGCGGACGATATCAACCGCATTTATACGACGGATAATTACCGGATTCTTCTGTCACACCGGCCGCATTTCATTGATCTCTACAATCACATCGACTGTCAGATGGTTGTTTCGGGCCATGCCCATGGGGGACAGTGGCGGATTCCTGGGACCGATATCGGCATCGCGGCTCCGCAGCAGGGTCTTTTGCCGAAGTATATTTCCGGTGTGCATACGCTGGATCACAGTCTTCTGGTGATCAGCCGCGGTCTTTCGCGTCATTACCATTACATTCCGCGTCTTTACAACAATCCGGAAATCGTGGTAATCGATCTGATCGGCCGTGAGGTTGAAAAACAGGGCTGA
- a CDS encoding DUF4956 domain-containing protein, protein MFTSILSNSASYITFEQIALCFFGALLCGFVIALAYHMLADMSRSFALTLTLLPAIVMMVIMMVNGNLGVGVAVAGSFSLVRFRSQPGKASDIGVIFLAMGAGLACGMGYITFALAMVILCIAAAVLFSKLPLFSTPSGQRYLMIQVPEDLNYANAFDDLFEKYTSSSQLMEVRTTHMGMLNELQYRIDLKQSSQEQALINELRMRNGNLTIRSTIQAPVTTRL, encoded by the coding sequence ATGTTTACGTCCATTCTGAGCAATTCTGCATCCTACATTACTTTTGAACAGATTGCCCTCTGCTTTTTCGGAGCGCTGCTGTGCGGTTTTGTGATTGCACTTGCCTATCATATGCTGGCGGACATGTCGCGTTCCTTCGCGCTGACACTGACGCTGCTGCCGGCAATCGTGATGATGGTGATCATGATGGTCAACGGCAACCTGGGCGTTGGCGTTGCAGTGGCCGGCAGCTTCTCCCTGGTCCGCTTCCGTTCGCAGCCGGGAAAGGCAAGCGATATCGGCGTCATCTTTCTGGCGATGGGAGCGGGACTTGCCTGCGGCATGGGCTACATTACCTTTGCACTGGCAATGGTAATTCTCTGCATTGCGGCCGCTGTTCTCTTTTCAAAGCTCCCGTTATTCTCGACGCCGTCCGGTCAGCGCTATCTGATGATTCAGGTTCCGGAAGATCTCAATTATGCAAATGCCTTCGATGATCTGTTTGAAAAGTACACCTCCAGTTCGCAGCTGATGGAAGTGCGTACGACGCATATGGGCATGCTCAATGAGCTGCAGTACCGCATCGATCTCAAGCAGTCATCCCAGGAACAGGCGCTGATCAATGAGCTGCGGATGCGCAATGGCAACCTGACGATCCGCTCCACTATTCAGGCGCCTGTAACAACCCGGCTGTAG